CCGATCTACAACGAGCCGGACTGCTTTACAGCTCAGTGCCACGTCCATAGCCAGGACCGTCGCGTTCTCGGGATTCTCATGACGGATTTTTCCCTCTCTACGATCGACCAGCGGATAAGAAAGAAAATAGTGAATACCTCGCTCTTCACGCTGCTCTTCTTATCCCTGATCGCAGCGATGCTCTATTTTATCCTCTGGAGGTTTGTCCTTAAGCCCGTCACGGTCCTCTCCAGAGGGATGGAACGGGTCAGTTCGGGAGACCTTTCACCCATGGAACCTCATCAATCGAAGGACGAGCTCGGCAGACTGTCCAGGACCTTCAATATGATGATAGGGGAGCTTCATACGGCAAGACAGAAGATGGAAACATGGACCCAATCCCTCGAGGAAGAAGTGGAGAAGAAGACGGTCGAGATAAAAAAGACCCAGAACAAACTCATACAGGCCGAGAAACTCGCTGCCCTCGGAAGGCTTACAGCCGATATTGCCCACGAAATACGGAATCCCCTCTCGGCGCTCGGAGGGTTTGGCCGGAGGCTTCAGAAGATCGTGTCAGGCAATAAGGAGCGAGAGTACTCGGATATCATCGTTTCCGAGGTGGACAGGCTTGAGCATATTCTCAGAGATATCCTCACATTCTCGAGAGAGGCGAAACTTCAGTTCGCGAGGATGCCGATTACCGATGTCGTTCGAGATTCCGTCGCTTCCTTTGCCGAAGTCTGCGCCGAGAATGCCATAGAGGTTATTGTGAACTTCGGCACTGACCTTCCGATCCTCGCAGACAGGACGCATGTCGGACAGGCGCTGGACAATCTTCTGTCAAACGCCATCGATGCCATGCCGAATGGCGGGACGCTTACCGTCAGCAAGATGACGGAGAAGATCAACAATATCGATTACGTCACCGTTCATGTCTCTGATACCGGCGCAGGGATACCGGAGGAGAAGCTTCCCCTTATCTTTGAACCTTTTCACACAACAAAGATGATCGGGTCCAGCACAGGGCTGGGTCTTTCTATAACGAGGAAGATCATGGAGGAACATGGAGGGTTCATAAAGACAAAAAATAACGGGAGTGCCGGGATTACCTTTAGCATCTCCTTTCCGTACCAGAGCGATGAAGACCTGATCAGTACCCCATGCTGGGAATTCATGAAGTGCGGAAGAGACGCCAACAGCGAGTTAAAGTGCCCGACTTACCCTCATTTCGGGAGGGTCTGCTGGGTGGTAGCAGGAACGTTCTGCATGGGAAGAGTTCAGGGCACCTTTGCCCAGAAATATGAGAATTGCAAAAAGTGTCAGTTCTACAAGAAGGTGCTGGAGAAAGAGGTATAACCCCTCTTGAATGCCGCGGGCACTTTTCCTTCGAGCCGAAAAGGGATCAGATGGGGTCATTAGGAACGATAATCACTGGAGATCGGGTTGTCTTACGTGCGTATGTGCGAAACTGCTATCGTGATATGCCCTCGATCTCGGCGACGTCTTCAATGCAAAGTTGCAACTCCGCAGCACGCATAACGCCCTCTGCCTGCTTCGCGTTCCGTGCGCCTACGATTGCTCCTGTCACCGCAGGATTGTTAAGTGTCCAGGCAATTGCCACCTCGCCGGGGGTCCGACCAAGGCGCCTTCCCACTGCATGGAGGCGTTCCACGAGAACCAAGTTCCTGGAGAGGTTAGGTTCATTGAATTCTGGACTCTGTTTCCGCCAGTCGTCGTCGGGGAGGTTGGCGACACGTTCCGCCGTCATTGCTCCTGTAAGGAGCCCCGAGGCCATAGGAGCATACACGATGACGCCGATTCCCTGTTGCATGCAATAAGGAAGGATCTCCGCCTCGATTTCACGCCGGATAAGTGAATACGGCGGCTGGAGGGAAGTAATATCCGCAATAGCCTGAGCACGTTTCATCTGCCATACATCGAAGTTTGATACCCCAATCCAGCGCACTTTACCTTCCTTCTTGAGCGCAGCAAGCGCTGCCCAACCCTCTTCTAACTCTGAATCTATCTCTGGGGGCCAATGAACTTGATAAAGGTCGATCGCGTCAGAGCGAAGCCTGCGCAGGCTGTCCTCACACTCCTTCCGGACCGATGCTGCCGTCAGCCTTCTGGAGAGACGCCTCTCTGCGTCCCATATCAAACCGCACTTCGTGAACACGTAAGGCCTCTGGCCCTCCCACCCGTCCAGTGCCCGCACCACGACTTCCTCAGAGTGTCCCAGGCCATATACTGCGGCAGTGTCGATCCAGTTCACGCCCAGTTCAAGAGACCTACGGATTGCCGCAATCGAGTCGTCATCGTTCTGCGGTCCCCAAGCATAATCCCACCCAGAACCACCGATCGCCCACGACCCGTACCCGACTGGCGTTATTATGAGATCAGAATTGCCCAACCGTCGTCTTTGCATTGTGAGATTCCGAGTAATAACCTTCTTCGAATGCTATTAATAATTGAGTAAAGTTTGATCATTCGAAATGATTCTCTATAGACAGTTTAACACTCGAACAGGGATGATGGAAGTGCCATCTCGTGTCAACTAAATAATAACATAATAATTTGCTTGCACTCTCAGCTGAGGAGGGAATAAAATATACTAGAAGACATGAAGAAATCTGGCAACTCATTGATTATTCTCTGTACACTTGCAGTAGTGCTGATAGGAGCGCTTCCAGATATTGGGGGTGCCATCACGATTACCGAGTTCCCTCTCCCTTTCCCCTTCAGCGTTCCCGTGGGGATTACAGCCGGCCCTGTGGGAAACGGAAATGTGTGGTTTACTGAACAAAGCGGCAACGTTATAGGGCAAATAACGCCGGCGGGCAGCATTACGGAGTTCGAAGTGCCACCAAACCCCACTGCTTTTAATGTGCCTTTAGGGATAACAACGGGACCCGATAACAACCTCTGGTTTACTGAGTCTTTTGCTGCCAGCATAGGGCAGATCACGCCTTCTGGCATAGTGTCTGATTTTCCGATATCTACTTACAGCCAGCCCTTTTGGATCGCAAGTGGCCCCGATGGCAATCTCTGGTTTACGGAAGAAAGTTTCCCTGGCGATAGTGGACTGATAGGGCGCATCACCCCAGCAGGGGTTATCACGGAATTCCCGGTTCCCACGACGAACAGCCAGCCCTTCGGGATAACAACGGGACCCGACGGCAACCTCTGGTTTACGGAAGGAAACGGTAATAATATAGCACTTGCTACTATTACTAATGGGGCGATTCCAACTCCCACAGCTCAGCTTTCTTTTGAGCAGAGCCCTGTGGTATCACCGGTGATCAGTACCGCAGTTTCACAGGGCGTTTCATCAGTTGACATAATCGAGGGGACTATGAGAGTGTCCTCTCTCGCCAACACGGAAAATTTATCAATGTTGGCCCCGATCGGGATCGGTCCTGTGGCCGCAGGCGGAAGCATATTCACCCTGAGGGTAGGGCTCGGCCAATTTTCAGGCGCTGTTGATATTTACTTCGCCCTTGCAGCGCCGGCAATAGACCCGGTGAACATCTATATCCTGACGCCGACAGGCCTTCAGACATTTGCGCATGCCGGTCTTGTGCCGTGGATATCCAATACGCTAGGCGGCATATATGTTGCCCCTTTCCTTCTCTTGGAAGAGTTTCCCATATCGCAGCTCCCTCCTGGAACATACACTTTCTACGTTGTCGTTACTCCCACG
This window of the Thermodesulfovibrionales bacterium genome carries:
- a CDS encoding ATP-binding protein codes for the protein MSTIFDRITGSLVGKLVVILGLLILSGSGIFWYLSIQADKRDLMENSVAFISSLSEMIHRSIRHNMLLNRGDDMQGAMESIGATESVKRVSLFNRDGIIHYSSDRGVIGMRAQKASPACAGCHSDPSRPRETLIDGRQWTIYADAAGKRVLSFIEPIYNEPDCFTAQCHVHSQDRRVLGILMTDFSLSTIDQRIRKKIVNTSLFTLLFLSLIAAMLYFILWRFVLKPVTVLSRGMERVSSGDLSPMEPHQSKDELGRLSRTFNMMIGELHTARQKMETWTQSLEEEVEKKTVEIKKTQNKLIQAEKLAALGRLTADIAHEIRNPLSALGGFGRRLQKIVSGNKEREYSDIIVSEVDRLEHILRDILTFSREAKLQFARMPITDVVRDSVASFAEVCAENAIEVIVNFGTDLPILADRTHVGQALDNLLSNAIDAMPNGGTLTVSKMTEKINNIDYVTVHVSDTGAGIPEEKLPLIFEPFHTTKMIGSSTGLGLSITRKIMEEHGGFIKTKNNGSAGITFSISFPYQSDEDLISTPCWEFMKCGRDANSELKCPTYPHFGRVCWVVAGTFCMGRVQGTFAQKYENCKKCQFYKKVLEKEV
- a CDS encoding aldo/keto reductase → MQRRRLGNSDLIITPVGYGSWAIGGSGWDYAWGPQNDDDSIAAIRRSLELGVNWIDTAAVYGLGHSEEVVVRALDGWEGQRPYVFTKCGLIWDAERRLSRRLTAASVRKECEDSLRRLRSDAIDLYQVHWPPEIDSELEEGWAALAALKKEGKVRWIGVSNFDVWQMKRAQAIADITSLQPPYSLIRREIEAEILPYCMQQGIGVIVYAPMASGLLTGAMTAERVANLPDDDWRKQSPEFNEPNLSRNLVLVERLHAVGRRLGRTPGEVAIAWTLNNPAVTGAIVGARNAKQAEGVMRAAELQLCIEDVAEIEGISR